The following proteins are co-located in the Thermodesulfobacteriota bacterium genome:
- a CDS encoding OsmC family protein, producing MSTQIEKNVEVVSDDQSLAEKLNGVVSSLKARGDRPVLAEFQAATELVDGFQTKASIRQFTVNVDEPPNLFGTDTGPNPVELVLGALGTCQEIVYAAYAAVLGIPIDSLRINVKGRLDLRGFLNVAEVPAGFADVDYEVDIKSTASNEQIKQLAELVNAHCPVLDTIQRPVPVSFSIVHNDTKL from the coding sequence ATGAGTACGCAAATAGAGAAGAACGTGGAAGTGGTTTCAGACGACCAGTCGCTGGCCGAGAAGTTAAACGGCGTAGTCAGCTCGCTCAAGGCGAGAGGCGACAGGCCGGTGCTGGCGGAGTTCCAGGCGGCGACCGAGCTCGTCGACGGGTTTCAGACGAAGGCCAGCATCAGGCAGTTCACGGTAAACGTCGACGAGCCGCCGAATCTCTTCGGAACGGACACGGGCCCTAATCCCGTCGAGCTCGTTCTCGGGGCGCTCGGCACGTGCCAGGAAATAGTTTACGCGGCCTATGCCGCGGTTCTCGGCATACCGATAGATTCTCTCAGGATTAACGTCAAGGGGCGTCTCGACCTGAGGGGGTTCCTCAACGTCGCAGAGGTCCCGGCGGGTTTTGCCGATGTCGATTACGAGGTCGATATAAAGAGCACGGCGTCGAACGAGCAAATTAAACAGCTTGCCGAGCTCGTGAACGCCCACTGCCCCGTCCTCGATACGATACAGAGGCCGGTGCCGGTGAGCTTTTCCATAGTTCATAACGACACGAAGTTATAG
- a CDS encoding plastocyanin/azurin family copper-binding protein translates to MPSRREFLRAGGILAAGLFITNRASASPAIQSGGDSIVEIHMESDIMGSHVWFDPVGILIEPGQTVRWVCIENVHTVTAYHPSNGNHSLRIPEKAAPWDSGFLQPGDRFEHTFTEEGVYDYFCLPHEGAGMVGRIVVGKPLGSGTLPFDYYKGNPASADWLPVPPAARTTFPSVERIMKEKIVRIGSTE, encoded by the coding sequence ATGCCATCAAGGCGGGAATTCCTGAGGGCCGGCGGCATACTGGCCGCCGGCCTGTTCATTACAAACAGGGCTTCGGCTTCGCCGGCCATACAATCCGGCGGCGATTCCATCGTCGAAATCCACATGGAGAGTGACATCATGGGCTCACATGTATGGTTCGACCCCGTGGGCATACTGATCGAACCCGGGCAGACCGTGAGATGGGTCTGTATAGAAAACGTTCACACCGTCACGGCCTATCATCCCTCGAACGGGAATCACTCCCTCCGCATACCGGAGAAAGCCGCGCCGTGGGACTCGGGCTTCTTGCAGCCCGGTGACAGGTTCGAACACACCTTTACGGAGGAAGGGGTTTACGACTATTTCTGCCTCCCCCACGAGGGGGCCGGAATGGTCGGCCGTATAGTAGTCGGTAAACCGCTCGGGTCGGGAACTTTGCCCTTCGATTATTACAAAGGGAATCCCGCATCTGCGGACTGGCTGCCCGTGCCGCCGGCCGCGCGGACAACGTTCCCTTCCGTGGAGCGTATAATGAAGGAAAAGATAGTAAGGATCGGCTCTACGGAATGA
- a CDS encoding TonB-dependent receptor encodes MDEPVYDPPEAEEAPSEAEDYIDGTVPEVYEPDDEDDPVHDPTEAEETGRPDENYQRLEEVVVTGTRTEKKLLDTPVRTQVVTKEEIRRTHARDLKEALEYVPGLLLKETEKNGYSVWMQGFDADRVLILLNGRRITASTGSTVDLTQISAADIERIEIVKGPVSALYGSDSMAGVINVITSKPPEDYAATILADIGTFGDKNVDDKHIATEHLMANLTANRGPWSVALFSDVRFFEGYDLDKSDPNTNGDEGYRWNASGQFSYTTQGGMEFYFYPRYYKEDKTITYTTFTPGLGDVIWERRENADTINLVLGTTVPFKDGSRLQGALNYERFHDISILDIPSSPQLEQKRDATFLYYSAETQYDRPIGEKHLATIGGIMGRQTLEQDQIKETVNGVEIIEEIAPGADMNSFEAYAQDDYFVTPWLELLPGVRYQYDTDFGSNVSPKINVMISPLENLRIRLGYGRGYRVPNLKERYYFFDHSALGYIILGNPDLVPEKSDGFQVGAEGWWRDLRWDVNLFYNRIRDLIDVRLDEELSDEMGLQVFQYINVRKATTMGAELAATYNLLRYFIINGGYTYLWAKDTGIDKWLTGRPKHQVKAGVDIVNVLPGNMINLRAVYQSSEYVDEDNTITSPGWAEFDGKVNQDVWECCTVFLGVDNIFDVHRNPNDVNDLRPSVGRYIYLGIRSTFQISKTQH; translated from the coding sequence GTGGATGAGCCTGTATACGACCCTCCGGAGGCGGAGGAAGCTCCGTCCGAGGCGGAAGATTACATAGACGGAACGGTGCCCGAGGTCTACGAGCCGGACGACGAGGACGATCCGGTGCACGATCCGACCGAGGCAGAGGAAACCGGTCGGCCGGACGAGAATTATCAGAGGCTTGAAGAGGTAGTCGTTACGGGTACGAGAACAGAGAAAAAGCTTCTCGATACTCCTGTGAGGACGCAGGTGGTTACAAAGGAAGAGATCAGAAGAACCCACGCGCGCGATCTTAAAGAAGCGCTCGAATACGTTCCCGGACTCCTGCTCAAGGAAACCGAGAAGAACGGTTACAGCGTCTGGATGCAGGGGTTCGACGCGGACCGCGTGCTGATACTCCTTAACGGACGAAGGATCACCGCCAGCACCGGCTCGACGGTGGACCTTACGCAGATAAGCGCTGCCGACATAGAAAGAATCGAAATAGTAAAGGGCCCGGTCTCGGCGCTCTACGGCAGTGATTCCATGGCCGGCGTGATAAACGTCATCACGAGCAAACCCCCGGAAGACTATGCCGCCACTATTCTCGCGGACATAGGAACTTTCGGCGACAAGAACGTGGACGACAAGCACATCGCCACCGAGCACCTGATGGCCAACCTCACCGCCAACCGCGGCCCGTGGTCGGTAGCGCTCTTTTCGGACGTGCGTTTCTTCGAGGGATACGACCTCGACAAGTCCGATCCGAACACGAACGGCGACGAGGGGTACAGGTGGAACGCCAGTGGGCAATTTTCGTATACGACGCAGGGCGGAATGGAGTTTTATTTCTACCCGAGATACTACAAGGAAGACAAAACGATAACCTACACGACCTTCACGCCGGGGCTGGGCGACGTGATCTGGGAGAGGCGGGAGAACGCCGACACCATAAACCTCGTACTAGGGACGACCGTGCCGTTCAAGGACGGCTCCCGGCTTCAGGGCGCTCTTAACTACGAACGCTTTCACGACATAAGCATTCTCGACATACCTTCGAGCCCGCAGCTGGAGCAGAAAAGGGACGCCACTTTCCTTTATTATTCGGCGGAAACGCAGTACGACAGGCCGATAGGCGAAAAGCACCTGGCGACCATAGGCGGCATCATGGGGCGGCAGACGCTGGAGCAGGACCAGATAAAGGAGACCGTGAACGGCGTCGAGATAATAGAGGAGATAGCGCCGGGGGCGGACATGAATTCGTTCGAGGCCTACGCGCAGGACGACTACTTCGTAACCCCATGGCTAGAGCTGCTGCCCGGGGTCAGATACCAGTACGACACCGACTTCGGCTCGAACGTTTCGCCGAAAATAAACGTCATGATATCCCCTCTAGAGAATCTGAGAATCAGGCTCGGATACGGAAGAGGATACCGCGTGCCGAATTTAAAAGAGCGTTACTACTTCTTCGACCACAGCGCGCTCGGCTACATAATCCTCGGCAACCCCGACCTCGTCCCCGAAAAGTCCGACGGCTTCCAGGTCGGCGCCGAAGGCTGGTGGAGGGACCTCAGGTGGGACGTGAACCTGTTCTATAACCGCATACGAGACCTCATAGACGTAAGGCTCGACGAGGAGCTCAGCGACGAAATGGGGCTCCAGGTATTTCAGTACATAAACGTCAGAAAGGCAACGACCATGGGGGCCGAGCTCGCCGCGACATACAACCTTCTCCGCTATTTCATCATAAACGGCGGGTACACGTATCTATGGGCGAAGGATACGGGCATAGACAAATGGCTCACGGGACGCCCGAAGCACCAGGTGAAGGCAGGCGTCGATATAGTAAACGTCCTGCCCGGGAACATGATCAACCTGAGGGCCGTTTATCAATCGAGCGAATACGTCGACGAGGACAACACCATAACCTCGCCCGGGTGGGCCGAATTCGACGGGAAGGTCAACCAGGACGTGTGGGAATGCTGCACGGTGTTCCTGGGTGTCGACAATATTTTCGACGTTCACAGAAACCCGAACGACGTGAACGACCTCAGGCCTTCGGTAGGGCGTTATATATATCTGGGTATAAGATCGACTTTCCAAATTTCAAAAACACAACATTAA
- a CDS encoding SCO family protein, with the protein MKRVTLFIFALAMTASLPAFSAGDRHVGHHEGAAHGEAASAPPPETLVPESGEGKYTLPVIGPAAGFRLTDLGGNEVTLEDLGGKIKIVTFIYTSCPDTCLLATGVLSRLQGILRDEGLLGSKVKLASITFDPERDTPGRLGEYAEGFGAESGNWLFLRGTPAETKAVLSGYDVWTKNLPDGRIDHVMRVYLIDGAGNIREVYNLAYLHPELVVNDINAILREKVSHAGY; encoded by the coding sequence GTGAAACGCGTAACACTATTTATATTTGCACTTGCCATGACGGCGTCCCTCCCCGCCTTTTCGGCCGGGGACCGGCACGTCGGCCACCACGAGGGCGCGGCTCACGGGGAGGCGGCGTCCGCCCCGCCGCCTGAAACGCTTGTCCCAGAATCCGGCGAGGGGAAGTATACTCTGCCGGTCATAGGACCCGCCGCCGGTTTCAGGCTTACGGACCTCGGCGGAAACGAGGTCACGCTCGAGGACCTGGGCGGGAAGATAAAGATAGTTACATTTATATACACGTCCTGTCCGGACACGTGCCTTCTCGCAACAGGCGTCTTGTCCCGGCTCCAGGGGATACTCCGGGACGAGGGGCTTCTCGGCAGCAAGGTGAAGCTTGCCTCGATAACGTTCGACCCGGAGCGCGATACGCCCGGGCGGCTCGGTGAATACGCCGAGGGGTTCGGGGCCGAGAGCGGGAACTGGCTCTTCTTACGGGGAACGCCCGCCGAGACGAAAGCCGTGCTGTCCGGTTACGACGTCTGGACGAAAAACCTCCCCGACGGAAGAATAGACCACGTAATGAGGGTGTATCTCATCGACGGCGCAGGCAATATAAGGGAGGTATACAATCTCGCCTATCTCCATCCGGAGCTCGTCGTAAATGACATAAACGCTATACTCCGCGAAAAGGTCTCACACGCGGGATACTGA
- a CDS encoding SGNH/GDSL hydrolase family protein — MKLKKAALIAMAVIFTIAAAELLLQVLTPDIIYSPLSNQTYDARLGTKMNPALPDIDGRGFRNPEPLGHPDIVTLGDSHTYGVNVSSAMSWPQQLAGMDDVTVYNLGVGSYGTLQYSYLVDQAIKMRPKHIVLALYVTNDLDDVCKLVNKTNYWDDWMSAHGYDPSVCREKSGIWRTVKHYLTKSNLYWMIASAVKRVYEANDFGDSLVVGEEANHTIIKNKSILNHKRKMDMSRERIALGFDVTKDVIADIEKKCGDAGIDFSIVFIPSKSRAFFGYLTSHGYKLSNDYYQLVENENNLVAKFSEFFDELGIEHVDAGPYVLEELNTSSNVYSPTDDGHPMESGYKAYARAAHDGVRMENEPPSKESGDNSIQ; from the coding sequence ATGAAGCTCAAGAAAGCCGCCCTTATCGCAATGGCCGTCATATTTACTATTGCGGCGGCGGAGCTCCTGCTCCAGGTTCTTACGCCGGACATTATATATTCCCCGCTTTCGAACCAGACCTACGACGCAAGGCTCGGGACGAAGATGAATCCCGCGCTTCCCGATATAGACGGCAGGGGGTTCAGGAACCCCGAGCCGCTTGGGCACCCGGACATCGTAACCCTGGGCGATTCGCACACGTACGGGGTTAACGTGAGCTCGGCGATGTCCTGGCCGCAGCAGCTTGCGGGCATGGACGACGTCACGGTCTACAACCTCGGCGTCGGGAGTTACGGCACACTTCAGTACAGCTATCTTGTTGACCAGGCGATAAAAATGAGGCCGAAGCACATCGTCCTCGCACTCTACGTCACGAACGACCTCGACGACGTATGCAAGCTCGTAAACAAGACGAATTACTGGGACGACTGGATGAGTGCGCACGGGTACGACCCGTCGGTCTGCCGCGAAAAATCGGGTATATGGAGGACGGTCAAGCACTATCTCACAAAATCGAACCTCTACTGGATGATCGCCTCGGCCGTGAAGAGGGTGTACGAGGCAAACGACTTCGGTGATTCGCTCGTCGTCGGGGAAGAGGCGAATCACACGATAATCAAGAACAAATCCATACTCAACCACAAGCGAAAAATGGACATGAGCCGCGAGAGAATAGCGCTCGGGTTCGATGTAACGAAAGATGTAATCGCGGATATAGAAAAGAAATGCGGCGATGCCGGTATAGATTTCAGCATCGTTTTCATCCCGTCCAAGTCGAGGGCTTTTTTCGGGTATCTTACCTCGCATGGATACAAGCTCTCGAACGATTATTATCAGCTCGTCGAGAACGAGAATAACCTCGTCGCGAAGTTCTCCGAGTTCTTCGACGAGCTCGGCATAGAGCACGTCGACGCCGGCCCGTACGTCCTCGAAGAGCTCAACACGTCGAGTAACGTCTACTCGCCCACCGACGACGGGCATCCGATGGAAAGCGGCTACAAGGCATACGCCCGCGCGGCGCACGACGGCGTCAGGATGGAAAACGAGCCTCCGTCCAAAGAGAGCGGTGACAATTCCATTCAGTAA
- a CDS encoding selenium-binding protein SBP56-related protein, with translation MILILAASFTAPGPARAEVCHSPFINYLTTPEKYLYVMALDADGKDNDFLAVIDVDITSPDYGTIINRLDLGSKGNETHHMGFTDDRTHIWAGGLASSRIWIIDVASDPANPKIVKTIENTGELTGLAGPHTFYAIPGRMLLTFTSNADGGAPGGLAEFTNEGKFVRTLPLPEDAPYLYDVAVKPEINRMMTSSWTSLNNYSKPFAENDPEQFGNTLVVWDFKERKPLEVFRIDQKLPLEVRWARKAGSNYGYTNSIVGDSLWMWTEKNGSFEFKKAIDLGKGCLPADLRQSPDDKYLYASCFGTSELQAIDVSDPENPKLHDTAHPGLHPNMMHVTYDGKRMYVTNSLLSTYDFGADDYWVRLIRVGPDGRLKTDPFFNVDFTKFATGPAKPHDMLLY, from the coding sequence ATGATTTTAATTCTGGCAGCGTCTTTTACAGCGCCCGGCCCGGCACGGGCCGAGGTCTGCCATTCGCCGTTCATAAATTACCTGACGACGCCCGAGAAATATCTCTACGTCATGGCGCTCGACGCCGACGGGAAGGATAACGACTTTCTCGCCGTCATAGACGTCGACATAACGTCGCCCGACTACGGAACGATAATAAACAGGCTCGACCTCGGCTCGAAAGGGAACGAGACCCACCACATGGGCTTCACCGACGACAGGACTCACATCTGGGCGGGAGGCCTTGCATCGAGCCGCATATGGATTATCGACGTCGCGTCCGACCCGGCCAATCCCAAAATCGTGAAGACCATAGAAAACACCGGAGAGCTCACCGGTCTTGCCGGCCCTCACACGTTCTACGCCATACCCGGAAGGATGCTCCTCACGTTTACCTCTAACGCCGACGGCGGCGCGCCCGGAGGGCTGGCCGAATTCACCAACGAGGGTAAATTCGTGAGAACGCTTCCCCTTCCCGAAGACGCGCCATACCTTTACGACGTCGCCGTCAAGCCCGAGATAAACAGGATGATGACGTCGAGCTGGACGTCGCTTAACAACTATTCGAAGCCGTTTGCCGAAAACGATCCCGAGCAGTTCGGCAATACGCTCGTCGTATGGGACTTCAAGGAAAGAAAGCCGCTCGAGGTCTTCAGAATAGACCAGAAGCTCCCGCTCGAAGTCAGGTGGGCGAGAAAAGCCGGCTCCAATTACGGCTACACGAACTCCATAGTCGGCGACAGTCTCTGGATGTGGACCGAGAAGAACGGCTCCTTCGAATTCAAGAAGGCGATAGACCTCGGGAAGGGATGTCTGCCTGCGGACCTTAGGCAATCACCCGACGACAAGTACCTCTACGCCAGCTGCTTCGGGACGAGCGAGCTCCAGGCGATAGACGTAAGCGACCCGGAAAATCCGAAGCTCCACGATACGGCGCATCCCGGCCTTCATCCGAACATGATGCACGTCACCTACGACGGCAAGCGCATGTACGTCACGAACTCGCTCCTTAGCACGTACGACTTCGGCGCCGACGACTATTGGGTGCGTCTCATCAGGGTAGGGCCGGACGGCAGGCTCAAGACGGATCCGTTTTTTAACGTCGACTTTACGAAATTCGCAACCGGCCCGGCAAAGCCGCACGACATGCTTTTGTATTGA